A region of Vicia villosa cultivar HV-30 ecotype Madison, WI unplaced genomic scaffold, Vvil1.0 ctg.001844F_1_1_3, whole genome shotgun sequence DNA encodes the following proteins:
- the LOC131636863 gene encoding uncharacterized protein LOC131636863, which produces MDSNEDQPHDDDIDDGDHENIVDQEAEIRRGITLMKKVIRNRDQGILLDAHWSESGLLIEPNGSKITSFIGALVRNAIPITCDDWRDTNLEEAKDKLWIEIQRSFNNMEDNRRKICLKLVGRLLRGFRTFLTRRYLRDANKIFVDAEYPKIYSSLIAPEEWETFKAKRKNPKFRSRSETNRQRASGPPYPYRKGRMGYGRLEQSILTRESSSETSVPPHVLWKEARVGKDEVVKEDVQKVFEKCESLSQSISPDEGNDCRSILSRALDVPEYSGRVRGKGFGITPTSLKMKKQKAPSNRELQETMYALQAEVRELKREKELREQTSGCKM; this is translated from the exons ATGGATAGTAACGAGGATCAACCacatgatgatgatattgatgatggagATCATGAGAACATTGTTGATCAGGAAGCGGAAATTAGAAGAGGAATAACACTTATGAAGAAAGTCATTCGGAATAGAGACCAAGGCATACTATTAGATGCGCATTGGAGCGAAAGTGGCCTACTAATTGAGCCTAACGGTTCAAAGATTACAAGTTTTATTGGTGCACTCGTAAGGAATGCAATTCCAATTACTTGTGATGATTGGAGAGATACAAATTTGGAAGAAGCTAAAGACAAACTTTGGATTGAGATACAG AGGAGTTTCAACAACATGGAGGATAATAGAAGAAAAATTTGTCTCAAGTTGGTCGGAAGACTATTAAGAGGGTTTAGGACTTTTTTAACTAGGAGATATCTTAGGGATGCGAATAAAATTTTTGTTGATGCAGAGTATCCAAAAATATATAGCAGTTTGATTGCACCTGAAGAATGGGAAACGTTTAAAGcaaaacgaaaaaacccaaaattTCGGAGTAGAAGTGAAACAAATCGGCAAAGAGCATCAGGTCCCCCATATCCATACAGaaaagggcgtatgggatatgGACGCTTAGAACAGTCTATT TTAACAAGGGAGAGTAGTTCTGAAACATCTGTTCCACCACATGTTTTGTGGAAGGAAGCCCGTGTGGGAAAGGATGAAGTTGTCAAAGAAGATGttcaaaaagtttttgaaaaatgc GAGAGTCTATCTCAGTCTATATCTCCAGATGAAGGCAATGATTGCAGGAGCATACTTAGCCGTGCATTAGATGTTCCTGAATATtctggtcgggtgaggggtaagggatTTGGAATCACTCCAACATCCTTGAAGATGAAAAAACAGAAGGCTCCTAGCAATAGAGAACTGCAGGAAACCATGTATGCACTACAAGCTGAAGTCCGCGAATTGAAAAGGGAAAAAGAATTAAGAGAGCAAACTTCAGGTTGTAAA atgtaa